A segment of the Corythoichthys intestinalis isolate RoL2023-P3 chromosome 16, ASM3026506v1, whole genome shotgun sequence genome:
CAGACATGAAGTATTTGCAAGTCGCGCACAGACTGTAcacaaagtttgaaaaaatgaaccaacatgtCGCTACGCACAGCTAGCTGCTAACAACGCCGACATTTTGAGGGAATTTTACTCGGGCCAAACGCTAAAAGGAAAGAAATAACCTTCATCTCCAAAGTTGGTGTGTATGGTGATCGTCTCGCCGCCGCCGTCGCCGTCGCCGTCCTTCACGTGTTGCCTCTCTTTGTGTGCCGTAAGATTATTTTCGACATTCATGTCGTTGCAGGTCTCCGTCTGTGTCGCAACGCGGACGCGGGGTGGCAAATATGGCGGATTTACGACCCCGTCGTCATAACAACACAATGTGCGCGCGCACGAGCCCAAATGAAAGGATTGTATATGTAGCAGATACATatacattatatggatgtataTAAACACCCCCTCACTTTTCAAAAATGAAACCACTGTGTGTAAGTTTAAAAATTGGATTTCAGCCTTTTATAAAATTACAATTCTTGTTTTAAATATGTTTATACAATATGGTTTTCAACATGAATAAAATGATATGGTGCTACAGAATGATTGATATCCTGTCATTGCTACTGATCATATAACCGTATTGTCCTTGTTTACGACAAGAAAGTAAACAACGAATCGCTTTACGGCAGCAGCAGATATGGCTTCTGTCTTTAGCGGCGTGTTACAGTTGACAGATCTGGACGATTTTATCACGCCGTCTCAGGtattcaatttcattttttccctctttcCACCCGCGATTAGGTTGGTCGAGACGACGTACTTCTGTCTTTTGCTCGCTTCCGTCGAAAACCAAGCAATTCCGTCCGTGTTATGTCATACAAAAATACCATCCTTATCATCATCATATCTCCGGGAGGCCGTTTGGTGAGAGACAGAAAGGGGGTTATTTGATGGGAAAACATCGCAAATGTTGTGACTTTCCCGCTGTTACCGACGACTTAACCCCTCGTTGATCTCATATTCCGTATGCATTCATTGTCCTCCGGTTTAAATGGAGCCGTTTTCACTAAAGCGTTGAATTGAACTTTAAACACCAAATTTCATATTGCTTGAACCAATCTTTTGTCCTTCGCCACAATATGTTTCAATATAATGGCGGCTCATTTTGACCCGAGGCCAATAACTGCGCAATAGGATGCAGATGAGTCATGGTGACTTGAGCTTCTCTTTTTCCTCAAGTCAATTAAGTCTACTTAATTGTGTAAACTATTTATTACTAATATGATGACTTTAGtccattgtttttattttgcgaTCATGATTGCTATTTGAAGCCATTTTAAAATTGTATGATGACATTTGACCTCAATAGGGcactcggtaaaaaaaaaaactcaagtgtTTTCGGGGACCCAGAAATGATCCAAGGATTTGATCGAAAATCAAAACGATAGGAAGTGATCCGGAATGCTCCAAACAtgacaacagaaagtgactagtAATTGAagcgaaatcaataggaaatgatccacaatgaaaaggaagtgacccccaaaacaacaggaagtggaccaaaatcaacatgagaaGACCCAGAATCAATGGAAACAACCAGCAGAAATACGTTCAAATCAAAACAAAGTGAAGTAAATTCAATGGGATGTGACTGGTGAGAGTTGACCAACCGGCAGAGTAGCGCGCCAtaagtttaaatgtttttttttttttttaataactacataaaaatagaaataacatCATTGTATCATTATAATTGATATTAGttgtaatacattttttaacattgtcATTGATCACTTCTAGTCATCATTTTTGTGTATCATTTGATTGGAGGGCCGACGTTTGCACATATGATTCAGTCTTCTGAGCTTCAGGGAAGAATTTTTTATTTCTTCCTTAGGAATGCATTAAACCTGTCAAAGTGGAGAAGAAACAAGGCAAATCGGTGGCCAAAATCCAGATAGAAGATGATGGCAGTTATGTTCAGGTCAACCCAGTGAGTACCGATGAAACCTCTTGTATCCATGCAACCTTTtgattggctttttttttttttttttttaaaggccggGGAGAAGGAAAAACTCGAAAAAGCAAAGATCACGCTGAACGACTGTTTGGCTTGCAGCGGATGCATAACATCGGCCGAAAGCGTCCTCGTCGCGCAGCAGAGCCACGAGGAGTTCTTTAAAGTCTTGCGCAACAACAAGGTATTCATCCATGAACTCATCGGCCCGGGTGGGATGGAACGAACGAACAAACGACGCACCGTATGACGCTCCAAAAAGCAGGCGGGCGAGACGGAGAAGAAGGTGGTGGTGGTTTCGGTGTCGCCTCAGTCCAGAGCGTCCCTGGCCGCGTTCTACGGCCTCAGCGCCGGCCAAGCGGGGAAGAGGCTCACCTCCTTCTTCAAAAGCCTCGGTGAGGATCGCCGAGCTCGGAGGGGTCCGTCCCACAGCTTTTACGAGCGCGGATTCCGCAGGCGTAGGTCACGTCTTCGACACGGGCTTCAGCCGGACCTTCAGCCTGCTGGAGAGCCAGCGAGAGTTCGTGGAACGTTTCCGAAGGAAGGAGGGCGACGGCCGAGGCTTGCCCATGATGACGTCGGCGTGTCCGGGTAAGGCGTAGCGGCGCCGCGTCGGCGAATTGGCCCCGACCGGCCGCTGCTTTTTGACTCAGGTTGGATCTGCTATGCGGAGAAGACGCACGGCCAATTTATTCTTCCCTACATCAGCACCACCCGCTCCCCGCAGCAGATGATGGGCTCGCTGGTGAAAGGATATTTTGCTGAACAACAGGTATTAACGAGCGTACATTCCCAAAAAATCCCTCCTTCATTTGAGACTGGATAATAAATGAAGCCTTTACTGGGCACTTGTTGGCTTCCGTACGGCCAATCCAGTTTGACCGGGAACGATCGCCGCCGGACCCTCCCGGTCAAAACGGATCAAACTTTTCACTAAAAGGAGCATGAGCGTTCGTAGCCGCCGGTCTAAATGAAGTACGCGGCAGGCAAAGAGTTAATAAGCTGCCGTGTGCGCATCCATTTAATGGCAGTATCAGAAAAGGTTCCATCTTGTTTAAAGGAccgtgaagtttttttttttttaaactcacgaTGCCTAGTTTGAACAGAAGACGGCACTCGAAAATTTCTCTTTGCGCGTGGTCAGGGTTTGAGTCCGCACCAGATCTACCACGTGGCGGTGATGCCCTGCTTCGATAAGAAACTGGAGGCGTCCAGGTCGGACTTCTACTTGAGCAAAGCCGAGAGCAGGGAAGTGGACTGCGTCATCACGTCGGGTACGGCTTTTCATTCCATTATGGTCTGAACCTAGCAAAAACATCTTTTGTCTTGCTCCTTTAGGAGAAGTTCAAAAAATGTTAGAAGAGGAAAAAGTGAGTCTTAACGATATACCGGCCGGACCTTTAGATACCATGTAAGTCTCGACGTCGGGCTCGGCGActccttttttttaatctcgacATCGCGACTCGTACTCACGTCAATCTCGGTCCAGTTTCAGCAACGTGAAAGACGGCGAGTTCCTGAGCCACGCCGGCAGCGGCTCGGGCGGTTACCTCCATCACGTCTTCACTTACGCGGCCGAGCGCCTATTCGGAGAGGAGGTCAAGGAACTCACCTATAAGACTCTCCGGTCAGCACGCCGACGCTTTGCGGTCACGTTATAGGCTAGCTTCTGCTTTACGTTTGCTAACCCTAACCGCCGCAGGAATAAGGACTTCCAGGAGGTGACGCTGGAGAAAGACGGAGAGGTGGTTCTGAGTTTCGCTTCTACGTACGGATTCCGCAACATCCAGAACCTGGTGCAAAAACTCAAGAGGGGAAAGTCGCCGTACCACTTTGTGGAGGTGATGGCCTGTCCCTCGGGTAAGTGTACGTTTAGGAAAAATGGCAGCCATCCGTTTTGAGGCAAAACGGCTCGGCCGGATATGACCGTCAACGGTGGCGAGAAGCGACAGTGTTTACCGCCTTCAATGTCACGCCGGTTTCCCCGAATGTCAGGGTGCCTGAACGGCGGCGGGCAGCTGAAGGCCGCCACTGGCGAGAACCCAAAGGAGCTCCTCCAGAAGGTAGAGGCGCTCTACCGAGCGGAGGAAACCCGGGCGCCCGGAGACGACGCTCGCGTGGCCCGACTGTACCGCTCGTGGCTGGACGGCGTGGGCGAGGAGCGCGCCCGAGAACTCCTTCGCACCGAATACCGCGCCGTAGAGAAAATGACCAACGGGCTCGCCGTCAAATGGTGACTAACTTGCGGCGCCTTTGATAAGGCAAAAATAAGAACGTCTATTTCAAAGTATTAAGCTCATTGTCAATATAGTATAAATATGAAGCGGGTAATGTCACCTTTTAATGTAATAAAAGCACaaatatattttgaacaaataaaAAGATCTACAGCCATTCTATTTGTGTATAGCGATAGTTTGAGTCAACAAGGGTTGCCACGATGAATCAACACGAATTTTCGAACCATAAATTGACAAATCCTCTTAGGGACTAATAatggtacagtgccctccataattattggcacccctggttaagatgtgtttttgagcttctaatatatatatattttttttttattcaaataatataggaccttaatggaagaaaagagaaaaatccaaccttcaatacaagtgcatttattcagtgggggaaaaaaatcccacaaagaaataattatttgacatcaagggtcattgtcttgctgaaagacccagtgacgaggcatcttcagctttcgggcaacagattttgatttcaaatgtcctggtatttcaaagcattcatgatgccatgcaccctaacaaggttcccagggcctttggaagccaaacagcatcactgacccacccccgaacttcacagtgggtatgaggtgcttttcagcatgcgcatctttcgtgccacgccagacccacttagtgtttggttccaaaaagctcaaacacggtcccagttgaagccccaataccgcttggtgaactccagacgtttgcgtttacgATTGTGAGTgtggaaaggttttctccgtgcatgcctcccaaacagcttgttggcgtgtagacagcacctcatacccattgtgaagtacgggggtgggtcagtgatgctgtttggcttccaaaggccctgggaaccttgttagggtgcatggcatcatcaaTGTCTGTTgctcgaaagctgaagatgggtcgtcactgggtctttcaggaagacaatgaccctaaacatatggccaaatctacacaaaaatgcttcaccagacacaaaatcaagctcctcccatggccatctcagtccccagaccttgttttgttggcaaaagggggtcgtacaaagtattaacacccgggctgctaataattgtgacacacattatttgatgtcaaataattatttctttatatgggatttttccccccactgaataaatgcacttgtattgaaggttgattttttctttttttccattaaggtcccataatatatgaataagaaaaaaaaattataagaagctaaaaaacacatcttaaccaggggtggcaataattatggaaggcactgtatatgacaaAAAAGGGGAGgggcaacagtaaatattcttttggcttttttaaatatgaaaaaatattcaaggaAATTGATTTCTGTTTGTCGTCCCTCAATGAAAGCAGATTGGAATTCAAGAGACCTTTGCAAACATCTACTTTTCCAGCTAAAGCGTAAAGGCCTGCCTGacaaaaatagccccaaagctaACAAAAACGCTTGTTAGCGATGATGAGCGGCCGCATCAAAAATGCATATTGGTAAAAATTTAGAAGCGTTTTTCAGAGGTCAGCGTCTAACTACTGCAGATCAAATCCATCGACACGGAGCTGGACATCAGGGTCTTAGCAGCCCCCACTTCAAGGCCAGCAGGACCTGCGGAGGAAGCCTCTCCTTGGGCTTCTTGAACTTGTCCTTCTCCTGGCGCAGGACCCTCAGCACTTCCACGGGGTCCGTCTTCCCCGTGAACTTTTGCACCCCTTCCTCCCTGCGTTCAAAACAAATGCGGCGTCAGACAAACGTCTGGCGAGGCGAGGCAAAGCTCACGTACGTGAGACGGAGAAACGGGTTGTATTGGAATTCCTCCCGCAGGGTGGAGGGCACCGTCGGCTTGTCCTCGTCATCTCTCGCCTTTGAACGCATACGGCAGACGTTTGTGATCAGAGTGGAATTTGTGATCAAGATGGAGGAATGTGCAGTAGCCCACCCTGGCCCAAGTCAGCATTTCCTGAACCTTCTTGTTGTCCGGCTCCACCAGCAGAGCAAACTTCAGGTTCTTGACGGTGTATTCGTGTCCGCAGAACACTTTCTACGGCAGACGGAGTTAAATAAAAAGGGTGACCCAGTGGCCTGGACAATACATGAGCGGTACCGGAGAGATGCAAAAACCATCATGAAATGTTCCATAAACAATCAAATATTTGTTGTCGGCTCAAATGAAGCAGGGGATGCGATTCTATGGTCAGAAAACACGAtgagtctgatgatgatgatgattctcaatgtaaaaaaaaaaacaacaaaagaaatCCAGACTTAATGACTCACTGCTCAATCACAAACCGGAATACACAGTTCTGTGACGTGAGGGCAGCCGTCAGAAAATGTGAAAATAACATCCAATGGACAGGGATGACGAGCGTGCGTCAGGTTTGAACGGTTCGGCAAATCTAGCGCTCTCCAACGAGGATTAGTGCAGGCTTTCGGCAAAATGCTTattcagggtacccgcgggttattaaaagtattaaaaaagcattgaatttagttttccatgatTAAAGGTATTGAAagcattaaattagctgtcgtaagtctggaattttttcacagtggttttaattttcaagaacatctcagtgcaacctaaattatattcgtgacgaagcttttttttttttttttaaatccaagaTGAcgtgtagaatttttacgatgcgctGCACCTCAtgcgtgcgcgccgttagcatcattagcattaACATcataacagcaggcaatcgcacagtactgtgtgctaacgcaaggaactgctcagatgccttagttgttatgttcgacgaaagcctcaacaagacaaccaagtccaaacagttggaccagcatgtgaggtattggatcggcgaccaagtcgcatccagatattttgggtcgcagtttatgggtcatgcgaaggcagtggacctgcttaacatttcaaaataagttgccaatttctctacttaaaatgtgttagatacAATAATGTAtgtctgcacggtttgcctttcaaatgaatgaatttcgcagttttaactcaagagttagccatgttcaatggggtattggcaggtgcactagccttagcatggataaaccggagtcgtagattcaccatcactctcagatacacaacacggttgacactgtctattattggaacgagtgcggggcAACGTactaacgttgatctgaataacatggcatggtgacaggcaaattataatgtaggtgatggtaaaacacctcctggtatatttaaatgtttttcttgattaaataagagtatggattttctctatctgattaaaagaaatgtcttcaatagctaacaaaggattaacatgtgttttttatactccttgtaatgtgattagaaaaaaacaattaccaagggaaatggtcatgtgtagcttttttattttgtggtaattaatggtaaactactcctatttagtggctgtttttgaaactttcactgccaattgcaagcactttacagttaaggtggccaATTTGACAATTAcctacctaccaccttgactaggtcctcttaagagggaaacctgttgtattgcaaagtgtaaaatccattttatcctgggaaaaaaattctgaaatgttttaattgtatcttcaataaatgtgcattcttttgtcaaacacacttagtaattgaggttaaatttgatgttcagtgctttattttttttaatataattcaatattatctaaataacggATGCGAAAAAAGTAttcattttcagttgaaatggcattaaaaaaaaaggtctaaaagtcttgaatttagatttatcaatcctggggggacagtGTTATTCTCGTTTTGGTGATAAAAGGTCACTCGTGTTTTCCGAGAGCCGAAATGTCACGGCGTACCGAATGCGGGTTAGAAGCCAAACGACCTTACAGTTTCCTGCGGCAGGGAGCCCAGCGCCTGAGTGAGATTGCGGTACATCTGCTCGGCCGAGCCCTCCAGAAACTTCCCGCATCCGGCGATAAACAGCGTATCCCCTACGGACGGGAGGTCGGCGTTTTAAGAAAGGGTCGCGCGGTTCTCGCGGCCGGCCGGCCGGCCGGCGCACTCGACAAACCTGTGAATACAGCGGGGGCATCGGCGCACTCGTCCTCCCAAACaaagtagcacatgtgtccggcGGTGTGGCAGGGAGTGAACAGGCATCTGACGTTGATGGAGttgaactgcaaaaaaaaaaagaattcaaaTATCAAAACGGAATATGTCGGCTTCCGTTTGCGTACCTTGAGTTCCTGAGCGTCGGTCACTTTATCGGTCAGACCGTCGATGCGCTCGTCTCCGCCGTACACCTTCAGGCCGGGTATCTCCTTCAGCAAGGCCTCGTTTCCGTGAGCGTGGTCCCTACGACAAAAGCGCTCGGATTGGACACTCGCAAGGCTGCTCGTTATGTTAAGTACACTACACCAACTGCCTCAAGGTACAATGCCACTGACTTTGGAGTTTGCAGGCAGGCAGCGAAGGATTGTTTGGGAACTCACCTGCCTTACCTGTACACCAAAAAGCTGACACTTACGGTCTTTTATCGAGACGAACACATACTGTACCAGTGATGATGTGTGGTGAGAACAGCCACCAGGGTCAACTCCTCTCTCTTCACAATTTCCAGAAGCTGGAGGAGAATGAGGAAAATTTCAAGTCAGTTGCCCTGCC
Coding sequences within it:
- the narfl gene encoding cytosolic Fe-S cluster assembly factor narfl isoform X1 translates to MASVFSGVLQLTDLDDFITPSQECIKPVKVEKKQGKSVAKIQIEDDGSYVQVNPAGEKEKLEKAKITLNDCLACSGCITSAESVLVAQQSHEEFFKVLRNNKQAGETEKKVVVVSVSPQSRASLAAFYGLSAGQAGKRLTSFFKSLGVGHVFDTGFSRTFSLLESQREFVERFRRKEGDGRGLPMMTSACPGWICYAEKTHGQFILPYISTTRSPQQMMGSLVKGYFAEQQGLSPHQIYHVAVMPCFDKKLEASRSDFYLSKAESREVDCVITSGEVQKMLEEEKVSLNDIPAGPLDTIFSNVKDGEFLSHAGSGSGGYLHHVFTYAAERLFGEEVKELTYKTLRNKDFQEVTLEKDGEVVLSFASTYGFRNIQNLVQKLKRGKSPYHFVEVMACPSGCLNGGGQLKAATGENPKELLQKVEALYRAEETRAPGDDARVARLYRSWLDGVGEERARELLRTEYRAVEKMTNGLAVKW
- the LOC130904281 gene encoding hydroxyacylglutathione hydrolase-like protein, with protein sequence MRVKVISILEDNYMYLVIEEQTKQALAVDPAVPHRLLEIVKREELTLVAVLTTHHHWDHAHGNEALLKEIPGLKVYGGDERIDGLTDKVTDAQELKFNSINVRCLFTPCHTAGHMCYFVWEDECADAPAVFTGDTLFIAGCGKFLEGSAEQMYRNLTQALGSLPQETKVFCGHEYTVKNLKFALLVEPDNKKVQEMLTWARARDDEDKPTVPSTLREEFQYNPFLRLTEEGVQKFTGKTDPVEVLRVLRQEKDKFKKPKERLPPQVLLALKWGLLRP
- the narfl gene encoding cytosolic Fe-S cluster assembly factor narfl isoform X2 translates to MASVFSGVLQLTDLDDFITPSQECIKPVKVEKKQGKSVAKIQIEDDGSYVQVNPAGEKEKLEKAKITLNDCLACSGCITSAESVLVAQQSHEEFFKVLRNNKAGETEKKVVVVSVSPQSRASLAAFYGLSAGQAGKRLTSFFKSLGVGHVFDTGFSRTFSLLESQREFVERFRRKEGDGRGLPMMTSACPGWICYAEKTHGQFILPYISTTRSPQQMMGSLVKGYFAEQQGLSPHQIYHVAVMPCFDKKLEASRSDFYLSKAESREVDCVITSGEVQKMLEEEKVSLNDIPAGPLDTIFSNVKDGEFLSHAGSGSGGYLHHVFTYAAERLFGEEVKELTYKTLRNKDFQEVTLEKDGEVVLSFASTYGFRNIQNLVQKLKRGKSPYHFVEVMACPSGCLNGGGQLKAATGENPKELLQKVEALYRAEETRAPGDDARVARLYRSWLDGVGEERARELLRTEYRAVEKMTNGLAVKW